A window of Jannaschia sp. M317 contains these coding sequences:
- a CDS encoding sigma-54 dependent transcriptional regulator, with product MDGTILVADDDRTIRTVLTQALTRAGCKVHATSSLMTLMRWVQEGKGDLVISDVIMPDGNGLEMLPRIGAERPGLPVIVISAQNTIMTAIQATEAEAYDYLPKPFDLPDLMKRASRALEHKPQAAAHVGTKPEAETDDLPLVGRTPRMQALYRLVARVMNTDLPVMITGESGTGKSLIAKAIHDFSDRRTLPFVTATGSELAGFDGPADLLARAKGGSLLFDEVGDLDAEAQARVVRMLDAFDGSGPRIMATSQRDLSSRLDEGFRSDLYYRLAGAQLDVPALRERVDDIPLLAAHFLTRAEREGGSLRRFSDDALALIRAHPWPGNVRQLENTVRRLVATSPAEEITRQEVELVVGGTPTAAGPRAMAATDDLSDAVDKHLRRYFDLQGGQLPPPGLYQRVLREVEGPLIEIALDATGGNQAKCADLLGINRNTLRKKITDLDILVTRRRKLM from the coding sequence ATGGACGGCACCATCCTTGTCGCTGACGATGATCGCACGATCCGCACCGTTCTGACGCAAGCCCTGACGCGTGCGGGTTGCAAGGTTCACGCCACCTCCAGCTTGATGACGCTGATGCGCTGGGTGCAGGAGGGCAAGGGCGATCTGGTGATCTCGGACGTGATCATGCCCGATGGCAATGGTCTGGAGATGCTGCCCCGGATCGGGGCAGAGCGGCCTGGTCTGCCGGTGATCGTCATTTCTGCACAGAACACGATCATGACGGCCATTCAGGCGACCGAGGCCGAGGCCTATGACTACCTGCCCAAACCGTTTGACCTGCCCGACCTGATGAAGCGCGCATCGCGTGCGTTGGAACATAAACCACAGGCTGCCGCGCATGTCGGCACAAAGCCAGAGGCGGAAACGGACGACCTGCCGCTGGTCGGTCGCACGCCCCGGATGCAGGCGCTTTATCGGCTGGTTGCCCGGGTGATGAACACCGATCTGCCGGTCATGATTACCGGTGAAAGCGGCACCGGCAAGTCGCTGATCGCGAAGGCAATTCATGACTTTTCGGACCGGCGGACCTTACCGTTCGTGACCGCAACCGGGTCCGAGCTGGCAGGCTTTGACGGTCCGGCGGATCTGTTGGCGCGGGCCAAGGGGGGATCCCTGCTGTTCGACGAGGTCGGGGACCTGGACGCAGAGGCGCAGGCCCGCGTCGTCCGCATGTTGGATGCATTCGACGGGTCCGGCCCGCGCATCATGGCCACCTCGCAACGGGACCTGTCGTCGCGACTGGACGAAGGTTTTCGGTCTGACCTCTATTATCGCTTGGCAGGGGCACAACTGGACGTGCCTGCGCTCCGCGAACGGGTCGACGACATTCCCTTGCTTGCCGCGCACTTTCTGACGCGCGCCGAGCGGGAGGGCGGCTCCCTGCGCCGGTTCAGCGACGATGCATTGGCCCTGATCCGAGCTCATCCCTGGCCCGGAAATGTCAGGCAACTGGAAAACACGGTGCGCCGTCTGGTTGCGACCAGCCCGGCCGAGGAAATCACACGACAGGAGGTTGAACTGGTGGTCGGTGGCACACCGACGGCCGCGGGTCCGCGCGCAATGGCGGCGACCGACGATCTGTCTGATGCCGTTGATAAACACCTGCGCCGCTATTTTGACCTGCAGGGTGGGCAGCTGCCGCCGCCGGGCCTGTATCAGCGGGTTCTGCGAGAAGTCGAAGGCCCGTTGATCGAAATCG
- a CDS encoding nitrogen regulation protein NR(II), whose product MTMSETVWQSLALPALLLSPEDVITAANGPAEGFLNRSAKALVGKALPELVEIDGDLGAATGRVRRNDAPLTLHETSVRIGPAPDLRCDVHISPLGGGVLILFSPQDIAGRVDRGRSSRSAARSAIGMAEMLAHEIKNPLAGITGAAQLLSMNLSGEDRELTELIVAESRRIVKLLEQVEQFGNLRPPQRKAVNLHDVLDRARRSAMVGFAAHMTIEEAYDPSLPHTWADTDQLQQVFLNLLKNAAQVGAQGGKITIRTFYELSLRVRRPDGSGGAVPLQVEIIDDGPGVPEEMINNLFEPFVSGRENGTGLGLALVSKIIHEHNGWISVDSIPGRTVFRISLPLAPREDSNKKPLQDTELRT is encoded by the coding sequence ATGACAATGTCCGAAACCGTCTGGCAATCGCTGGCTCTGCCCGCGCTGCTGCTGTCACCCGAGGATGTGATAACCGCAGCCAATGGCCCCGCAGAAGGGTTCCTCAACCGGTCGGCCAAGGCATTGGTCGGCAAGGCCTTGCCGGAGTTGGTGGAAATTGACGGCGATCTCGGGGCTGCCACGGGCCGCGTCCGTCGCAACGACGCGCCGCTGACGCTGCACGAAACGTCGGTTCGCATCGGCCCGGCACCGGATTTGCGGTGCGACGTGCATATTTCACCGTTGGGCGGTGGCGTCTTGATATTGTTCAGCCCGCAGGACATCGCGGGCCGTGTCGATCGCGGCCGCAGCTCTCGCTCGGCGGCACGGTCGGCCATCGGGATGGCCGAGATGCTGGCCCATGAAATCAAGAACCCCTTGGCCGGAATCACCGGAGCGGCCCAACTGCTCAGCATGAACCTGAGCGGCGAAGACCGGGAGCTGACGGAGTTGATCGTCGCCGAAAGCCGGCGCATCGTGAAGCTGCTGGAGCAGGTTGAACAATTCGGCAACCTGCGCCCGCCGCAACGCAAGGCGGTCAATCTTCACGACGTCCTCGATCGCGCGCGCCGCTCTGCCATGGTCGGGTTCGCGGCCCATATGACCATCGAAGAGGCCTACGATCCTTCGCTGCCTCACACTTGGGCCGATACCGACCAATTGCAGCAAGTGTTCCTGAACTTGCTGAAGAATGCGGCCCAGGTCGGCGCGCAGGGCGGCAAGATCACCATCCGCACGTTCTATGAGCTTTCGCTGCGGGTTCGGCGGCCTGACGGCTCCGGCGGGGCGGTTCCCCTACAGGTCGAGATCATCGACGATGGCCCGGGCGTTCCCGAGGAAATGATCAACAACCTCTTCGAACCCTTCGTGTCCGGGCGGGAAAACGGTACCGGCCTTGGCTTGGCACTGGTGTCCAAGATCATCCACGAACACAACGGCTGGATTTCTGTCGACAGCATTCCGGGGCGCACCGTCTTCCGGATTTCCCTGCCGCTCGCGCCGCGCGAAGATTCGAACAAGAAACCCCTGCAAGACACTGAATTAAGGACATAA
- the dusB gene encoding tRNA dihydrouridine synthase DusB — protein MAGITDLPMRTLVQSFGAGLVVSEMVASREMVQAKPSVRDRAELGAELDGTSVQIAGREAYWMAEAARVLAGQGARIVDINMGCPAKKVVGGASGSALLRDHDHAMRLIEAVVGAVDVPVTLKTRLGWDDDSLNTAALARRAEAAGIRMLTIHGRTRCQFYKGHADWAAVQEIVEAVAVPVLVNGDILDSADARAALRASGAAGVMIGRGIQGCPWICAEVAADLGYGPAPVVPEGEALIAMVRGHYDAMLDFYGPLGARAARKHLGWYMDRAGTVPGLRRQVLTAPPDDVRNLLDLALRPVLEAAA, from the coding sequence ATGGCAGGGATCACCGATCTACCCATGCGCACTCTGGTGCAATCCTTCGGCGCGGGGCTCGTCGTGTCCGAAATGGTCGCCAGCCGAGAGATGGTCCAGGCCAAACCCTCTGTCCGCGATCGCGCGGAACTGGGGGCGGAGTTGGACGGCACCTCGGTACAGATCGCCGGGCGCGAGGCCTACTGGATGGCCGAGGCCGCCAGGGTTCTGGCGGGGCAGGGCGCCCGGATCGTCGACATCAACATGGGGTGCCCGGCCAAGAAGGTCGTGGGCGGTGCATCCGGGTCCGCGCTGCTGCGCGACCACGACCACGCCATGCGCCTGATCGAAGCCGTGGTCGGCGCGGTCGACGTGCCTGTGACCCTGAAGACCCGGCTCGGCTGGGACGACGACAGCCTGAACACGGCTGCTTTGGCGCGGCGGGCCGAGGCGGCGGGCATTCGGATGTTGACGATCCACGGTCGCACGCGGTGTCAGTTCTACAAGGGCCACGCCGATTGGGCCGCCGTGCAGGAAATCGTCGAGGCGGTGGCAGTTCCCGTCCTGGTCAATGGCGACATTCTGGACAGCGCGGACGCTCGTGCAGCGCTGCGCGCCTCTGGTGCGGCGGGCGTCATGATCGGGCGTGGCATTCAGGGGTGCCCCTGGATCTGTGCCGAGGTTGCGGCGGACCTGGGATACGGCCCGGCACCGGTCGTCCCCGAAGGCGAGGCGTTGATCGCGATGGTACGCGGCCATTATGACGCGATGCTCGATTTCTACGGGCCACTGGGCGCCCGCGCGGCGCGCAAACATCTTGGGTGGTACATGGACCGCGCGGGCACAGTGCCCGGGCTGCGCCGGCAGGTTCTGACCGCGCCGCCGGACGACGTGCGCAACCTGCTCGACCTTGCCTTGCGCCCAGTCCTGGAGGCCGCGGCATGA
- a CDS encoding phosphatidylglycerophosphatase A produces MNRAAHLVATVLGSGNLKPASGTWGTLAALPLGWVVMQAGPLVFTLATIAALPLGLWATRVVVADSGDHDPSKVVIDELLGVWIALLPIAWGAASAGVTAERLWPGWIAAFLLFRLFDIWKPGPVGWMDRRGDAWGVMLDDAVAGVFAAVGVIALAGLAHL; encoded by the coding sequence ATGAACCGCGCGGCGCATCTGGTGGCCACTGTTCTGGGCTCCGGCAATTTGAAACCGGCGTCGGGCACCTGGGGAACCTTGGCTGCGCTGCCGCTGGGATGGGTGGTGATGCAGGCAGGGCCACTGGTGTTCACGCTGGCCACCATCGCCGCGCTGCCCCTCGGGTTGTGGGCGACGCGCGTGGTTGTGGCCGACAGCGGGGATCACGACCCGTCAAAGGTGGTCATAGACGAACTGCTGGGCGTCTGGATTGCACTGTTACCGATTGCCTGGGGGGCCGCGTCTGCAGGTGTCACGGCAGAGCGGCTCTGGCCCGGTTGGATCGCCGCATTCCTGCTGTTCCGTCTGTTCGACATCTGGAAACCCGGTCCCGTCGGATGGATGGATCGGCGCGGCGACGCCTGGGGCGTAATGCTGGACGATGCGGTTGCCGGGGTCTTTGCGGCGGTTGGCGTGATCGCCTTGGCCGGATTGGCCCATCTATGA
- a CDS encoding CinA family protein — MTAAQVQAAALARGVTLATAESCTGGLVAAALTDLPGSSAVYHWGVVTYSNAAKMDLLGVRSDTLDAVGAVSEQVASEMAAGARTRSGCDIAVSVTGIAGPGGSDFKPEGRVCFGLATASGVRTETVEFGALGRTQVRQAARDHALGLLLAGCQTAP; from the coding sequence ATGACCGCGGCGCAGGTTCAGGCGGCGGCCCTCGCCCGGGGCGTGACCCTGGCCACCGCCGAAAGCTGCACCGGCGGGTTGGTGGCGGCGGCCTTGACGGACCTGCCGGGGTCTTCGGCGGTCTATCACTGGGGCGTGGTGACCTATTCGAACGCGGCCAAGATGGACCTGCTGGGGGTGCGGTCAGACACGCTCGACGCGGTCGGGGCCGTGTCTGAACAGGTCGCATCCGAGATGGCTGCGGGCGCGCGGACGCGGTCCGGCTGTGACATCGCCGTCTCGGTCACCGGAATCGCGGGGCCCGGCGGGTCGGATTTCAAACCCGAAGGGCGCGTCTGTTTCGGTCTGGCAACGGCGTCAGGTGTTCGTACCGAGACCGTTGAATTCGGTGCCCTGGGACGGACACAGGTCAGGCAGGCCGCACGCGATCACGCGCTTGGCCTTCTGTTGGCTGGCTGTCAGACGGCCCCGTAA
- a CDS encoding type II toxin-antitoxin system RatA family toxin has translation MPRHTETRDLPYSPDQMYDLVADVASYPQFLPWTAAARIRSRTGGPEGEVVLADLVISFKVFREKFGSKVTLWPGEKRIETEYLDGPFRHLESEWRFETLPNGGCRVHFWVDFEFRNALIGRVVGVVFNEAMQRVVAAFEKRAKALYGAV, from the coding sequence ATGCCGCGACACACAGAGACACGCGACCTGCCATACAGCCCAGACCAGATGTACGATCTGGTGGCCGACGTCGCCTCCTACCCGCAATTCCTGCCCTGGACTGCCGCCGCGCGCATCAGATCGCGCACCGGCGGCCCCGAAGGAGAGGTGGTGCTGGCCGACCTCGTCATTTCCTTCAAGGTGTTCCGGGAGAAGTTCGGCTCCAAGGTGACGCTCTGGCCCGGTGAAAAGCGGATCGAGACGGAATACCTGGACGGGCCGTTTCGCCATCTCGAAAGCGAGTGGCGGTTCGAGACGCTGCCAAATGGCGGCTGTCGCGTGCATTTCTGGGTCGATTTCGAGTTTCGCAACGCGTTGATCGGCCGCGTCGTGGGCGTTGTTTTCAACGAAGCCATGCAGCGCGTCGTCGCGGCCTTCGAAAAGCGGGCCAAGGCGCTTTACGGGGCCGTCTGA
- the hpt gene encoding hypoxanthine phosphoribosyltransferase translates to MTETYVIDQMISAKAIAARIEALARQIEARFDGTDKLVVVGLLRGSFVFIADLVRELDLPVEVDFLEASSYGDGMESSREVRILKDLRGEIGGRDVLVVEDIVDTGFTLHHVIGLLKSRAPARLETIALLDKPARREVDVKASWTGFEIPDEFVVGYGIDYAQRNRNLPFIGKVRMTG, encoded by the coding sequence ATGACCGAGACTTATGTGATCGATCAGATGATCTCTGCCAAGGCCATCGCGGCCCGGATCGAGGCCCTGGCCCGACAGATCGAGGCGCGCTTTGACGGCACCGACAAGCTGGTTGTGGTGGGGTTGCTGCGCGGGTCGTTCGTGTTCATCGCCGATCTAGTGCGCGAACTGGATCTGCCGGTTGAAGTCGATTTCCTGGAGGCCTCCAGCTACGGCGACGGCATGGAAAGTTCCCGCGAGGTCCGCATCCTGAAGGATCTGCGCGGCGAAATCGGGGGCCGCGACGTCCTGGTGGTCGAGGATATCGTCGACACCGGCTTTACCCTGCACCACGTCATCGGCCTGCTGAAATCGCGGGCACCGGCCCGGCTGGAAACCATTGCCCTGCTGGATAAACCCGCCCGGCGGGAAGTCGATGTCAAAGCCAGCTGGACCGGCTTTGAAATCCCAGACGAGTTCGTCGTCGGCTATGGCATCGACTACGCCCAGCGGAACCGCAACCTGCCGTTCATCGGCAAGGTGCGGATGACCGGCTAG
- a CDS encoding ABC transporter ATP-binding protein, translated as MANLKLTDVAKVYGGSVEVLKDIDLDIKTGELIVFVGPSGCGKSTLLRMIAGLEKISGGTLEIDGEVVNDVPPSERGIAMVFQSYALYPHMTVRENMAFALNIAKMPKADIDAAVDAAAKKLQLTEYLDRLPKALSGGQRQRVAIGRAIVRDPKVYLFDEPLSNLDAALRVATRIEIAQLKEQMPDSTMIYVTHDQVEAMTLASRIVVLDALKDNGHKYSIAQVGTPLELYQTPQSEFVARFIGSPAMNLLQGEVVGTGETTTIRTRDGGGTVTSTVPTTADDMGATVNIGIRPEDTIQTDGENYAFGGEVEVEERLGEVTLLYFKRAQADDNAVIAKLPGIQPNLRGQTIKLTADPAKVHLFRNGQSLRYR; from the coding sequence ATGGCGAACCTGAAACTTACCGATGTGGCCAAGGTCTATGGCGGCAGCGTCGAAGTGCTCAAGGACATTGATCTGGACATCAAGACGGGCGAATTGATCGTCTTTGTCGGTCCGTCCGGGTGTGGGAAATCCACGCTGCTGCGGATGATTGCCGGACTGGAAAAGATCTCTGGCGGGACGCTGGAAATCGACGGCGAGGTCGTGAACGACGTTCCCCCCTCCGAGAGGGGGATCGCCATGGTGTTCCAGAGCTACGCGCTCTACCCCCATATGACCGTGCGCGAGAACATGGCGTTTGCGCTGAACATCGCCAAGATGCCCAAGGCGGACATCGACGCCGCCGTCGACGCGGCGGCCAAGAAACTGCAGCTGACCGAATATCTGGATCGCCTGCCCAAGGCCCTGTCCGGCGGGCAACGTCAGCGTGTGGCCATCGGCCGCGCCATCGTGCGCGACCCGAAGGTCTATCTCTTCGATGAGCCGCTCTCGAACCTGGACGCCGCCCTGCGGGTCGCCACCCGGATCGAGATCGCCCAGTTGAAGGAACAGATGCCCGACAGCACCATGATCTACGTGACCCACGACCAGGTGGAGGCGATGACGCTGGCCTCGCGGATCGTGGTTCTGGATGCGCTGAAGGACAACGGTCACAAGTATTCCATCGCCCAGGTCGGCACCCCTCTGGAATTGTATCAGACCCCGCAAAGCGAATTCGTCGCCCGCTTCATCGGCTCGCCCGCCATGAACCTGTTGCAAGGTGAGGTGGTCGGCACCGGCGAGACGACCACCATCCGCACCCGCGACGGCGGTGGCACGGTGACGTCGACGGTGCCCACAACGGCCGACGACATGGGGGCCACGGTCAACATCGGCATTCGCCCCGAAGACACGATCCAGACCGACGGCGAGAACTACGCGTTCGGCGGTGAGGTCGAGGTCGAAGAACGCTTGGGCGAAGTCACCCTGCTGTATTTCAAGCGGGCGCAGGCGGACGACAATGCGGTCATCGCGAAGCTGCCGGGTATCCAGCCGAACCTGCGCGGACAGACCATCAAACTGACCGCTGATCCGGCCAAAGTCCACCTGTTCAGAAACGGACAGTCTCTCAGATATAGATAA
- a CDS encoding alpha-glucosidase, translating into MTATAATLPLAANPDWWRGGVIYQIYPRSYQDTTGDGIGDLNGITDRLPYVASLGVDAIWISPFFTSPMKDFGYDVSDYRDVDPMFGTLEDFDRMVETAHRHGVRVMIDLVLSHSSDAHPWFQESRANRTNDKADWYVWADPKPDGTPPNNWLSIFGGTAWHWDGRRLQYYLHNFLTSQPDLNFHNMDVQDALLDVTRFWLERGVDGFRLDTINFYFADKDLRDNPALPPERRNAKIAPAVNPYNHQEHLYSKNQPENLEFLKRFRTLLDEYGACAVGEVGDAQLGMDLLGQYTKDKEGVQMCYAFDFLAGDLLTAGRVAEVFDKLETQAPDGWACWALSNHDVTRHVSRWDLDEQGAKCYATLLQVLRGSVCLYQGEELGLNEARVAYEDLQDPYGIEFWPEYKGRDGCRTPMVWEAQDEHGGFSEVKPWLPVAHEHLGNSVASQEARPDALLHHYRRVIALRTGSEALRLGSQDGLHADGDLLTFERAHNGERWFCAFNLGGGMASVHVPEGDWTFVEDIGGTDPGRRTGAGGLALGPWQYTLLKHA; encoded by the coding sequence ATGACTGCCACCGCTGCAACGCTGCCCCTCGCCGCCAATCCCGATTGGTGGCGCGGGGGCGTCATCTACCAGATCTATCCCCGGTCATATCAAGACACGACCGGCGACGGCATCGGCGACCTGAACGGGATCACCGATCGGCTGCCCTATGTCGCCTCGCTGGGCGTGGACGCCATCTGGATCAGCCCGTTCTTCACCTCTCCGATGAAGGACTTCGGCTACGACGTCAGCGATTATCGCGATGTCGACCCCATGTTCGGCACGCTGGAGGATTTCGACAGAATGGTCGAAACCGCCCACCGCCACGGCGTGCGGGTGATGATCGATCTGGTCCTTTCGCATTCCTCGGACGCGCATCCCTGGTTCCAGGAAAGCCGCGCCAACCGCACCAACGACAAGGCGGATTGGTACGTCTGGGCCGACCCCAAGCCCGACGGCACGCCGCCCAACAACTGGCTGTCCATCTTTGGCGGCACTGCCTGGCATTGGGACGGGCGCCGTCTGCAGTACTACCTGCACAACTTTCTGACGTCCCAACCGGACCTGAACTTTCACAACATGGATGTGCAGGATGCCCTTCTGGACGTGACCCGGTTCTGGCTGGAGCGTGGCGTCGACGGCTTCCGTCTGGACACGATCAACTTCTATTTCGCCGACAAGGATCTGCGCGACAATCCGGCCCTGCCGCCCGAGCGGCGCAATGCCAAGATCGCGCCTGCGGTGAACCCATACAACCACCAGGAACACCTGTATTCCAAGAACCAGCCGGAAAACCTGGAGTTTCTGAAACGCTTCCGCACGCTGCTGGATGAATACGGCGCCTGTGCCGTGGGCGAGGTGGGCGATGCGCAGTTGGGGATGGACCTGCTGGGGCAGTACACCAAGGACAAGGAAGGCGTGCAGATGTGCTATGCCTTCGATTTCCTGGCTGGTGACCTGCTGACCGCCGGGCGCGTGGCCGAGGTGTTCGACAAGCTGGAAACCCAGGCCCCGGACGGCTGGGCCTGCTGGGCGCTGTCGAACCACGATGTCACCCGCCACGTGTCCCGCTGGGACCTGGATGAGCAGGGTGCGAAATGCTACGCGACGCTGCTGCAGGTGCTGCGCGGCTCGGTCTGCCTGTATCAGGGCGAGGAATTGGGCCTGAACGAGGCGCGCGTGGCCTATGAGGACCTGCAGGATCCCTACGGCATCGAATTCTGGCCCGAGTACAAGGGCCGCGATGGCTGCCGCACACCCATGGTCTGGGAGGCGCAGGACGAGCACGGCGGCTTTTCCGAGGTAAAGCCCTGGCTACCGGTGGCCCATGAACATCTGGGCAATTCCGTCGCCAGCCAGGAGGCGCGGCCGGATGCCCTGTTGCATCACTACCGCCGGGTCATCGCGCTGCGCACCGGGTCAGAGGCACTGCGCCTGGGGTCTCAGGACGGTCTGCACGCCGACGGCGATCTGCTGACGTTCGAACGCGCGCATAACGGCGAACGGTGGTTCTGTGCCTTCAACCTGGGCGGCGGCATGGCCAGCGTTCATGTGCCCGAGGGCGACTGGACCTTTGTTGAAGATATTGGCGGCACCGATCCGGGCCGCCGCACCGGGGCAGGTGGGCTGGCACTTGGCCCCTGGCAATACACGCTGCTCAAGCACGCCTGA
- a CDS encoding carbohydrate ABC transporter permease has product MAASDDGIAGAKSSLSLVTNLSVIFLVVLWLIPTVGLLVSSFRDRDAISSSGWWNAPFGTEQNFAVGAEGDFVQTPEGWLLEGNVFGDEGAGEITAFGGRRAEPTAFEPGVTGELVRGRTLTVEANGDYRYLDPGDTAPSRNPTLYFGTEVPPSFSTGNYESILFSNGMDVAFINTLTVTIPATIIPILIAAFAAYALAWMDFPFRGTIIAIIVGLLVVPLQLALVPMLKFHNQIGIGQSFYGIWFAHTGFGLPLAIYLLRNYMVGLPRDIIESAKVDGATDFMVFTKIVLPLSFPALASFAIFQFLWTWNDLLVAKVFLPSNSESWVMTVKIADDLLGSRGGDWGILAAAAFVSIAVPLIVFFTMQRYLVRGLLAGSVK; this is encoded by the coding sequence ATGGCCGCTTCTGACGACGGAATCGCGGGCGCCAAAAGCTCGCTGTCGCTGGTCACCAACCTGTCGGTGATCTTCCTGGTTGTTCTCTGGCTGATCCCGACGGTGGGCCTGTTGGTGTCGTCGTTCCGGGACCGGGATGCGATTTCCAGTTCCGGCTGGTGGAACGCGCCCTTTGGGACGGAACAGAATTTTGCCGTGGGGGCCGAGGGCGACTTCGTTCAGACGCCCGAAGGCTGGCTGCTGGAAGGCAACGTCTTCGGCGACGAAGGCGCGGGCGAGATCACCGCCTTTGGTGGCCGCCGCGCGGAACCGACGGCCTTTGAACCCGGCGTCACCGGAGAGCTGGTCCGCGGCCGCACCCTGACGGTCGAGGCCAATGGCGATTACCGCTATCTGGATCCAGGGGACACGGCCCCGAGCCGCAATCCCACGCTCTACTTCGGGACCGAGGTGCCGCCCAGTTTCTCGACCGGCAACTATGAATCCATCCTGTTTTCCAACGGCATGGACGTGGCGTTTATCAACACGCTGACGGTGACGATCCCGGCGACGATCATCCCGATCCTGATCGCGGCTTTCGCGGCCTATGCGCTGGCCTGGATGGATTTCCCGTTCCGAGGGACCATCATCGCGATCATCGTGGGCCTGCTGGTCGTGCCGCTTCAACTGGCCCTGGTTCCGATGTTGAAGTTCCATAATCAGATCGGCATCGGCCAAAGCTTTTACGGGATATGGTTCGCCCATACCGGTTTCGGGCTACCGCTCGCGATTTATCTGCTGCGAAACTACATGGTTGGCCTGCCGCGTGACATCATCGAAAGCGCAAAGGTCGATGGTGCGACCGACTTCATGGTGTTCACCAAGATCGTCCTGCCGCTCAGTTTCCCGGCACTTGCCAGTTTCGCGATCTTTCAGTTCCTTTGGACGTGGAACGATCTGCTGGTTGCGAAAGTCTTTCTTCCGTCAAACAGCGAAAGCTGGGTGATGACCGTGAAGATCGCCGATGATCTGTTGGGGTCGCGCGGGGGGGACTGGGGCATCTTGGCAGCTGCCGCCTTCGTCTCTATCGCGGTTCCGCTGATCGTGTTCTTCACGATGCAACGCTACCTCGTGCGCGGCCTTCTGGCCGGCTCTGTGAAATAG
- a CDS encoding carbohydrate ABC transporter permease: MSPLLQGILTVIIGVGGCIGYFWTSNLVLDKVLFPPKGPNAGRNINRANQIRPWLFLLPALAALTLYLVYPVFGSFYRSLFNRAGTDFIGLGNYGALFGDTEFRTALFNNFLWVLFVPAAATFLGLLVAQLTDRLSWGNIAKSLIFMPMAISFVGASLIWKFVYAVDPEIGIINAIRDTIGMSPIDPLQVGFWNNFFLMVILVWIQTGFAMVILSAALRGIPEETIEAAIIDGASPVQIFFKIKIPQIMGTIVVVWTTITILVLKVFDIVYTMTGGNFGTQILPSYMMEYMFRDDGRATAVAFVIMLIVLPVMIWNIVQARKEVR, translated from the coding sequence ATGTCTCCGCTTTTGCAGGGCATTCTGACCGTCATCATCGGCGTCGGCGGATGTATCGGCTATTTCTGGACGTCGAACCTCGTCCTCGACAAGGTTCTGTTTCCACCCAAGGGGCCAAACGCGGGCCGCAACATCAACCGCGCCAATCAGATCCGGCCCTGGCTGTTTCTTCTGCCTGCTTTGGCCGCGCTGACGCTGTATCTTGTCTATCCTGTATTCGGCAGCTTCTACCGGTCGCTTTTCAACCGCGCGGGCACCGATTTCATCGGGCTCGGAAACTACGGTGCCCTGTTCGGCGATACGGAGTTTCGCACCGCGCTGTTCAACAATTTTCTCTGGGTCCTTTTCGTGCCCGCCGCCGCAACCTTCCTTGGGTTGCTGGTTGCCCAGCTGACGGACCGTCTGTCCTGGGGCAATATCGCCAAGTCGCTGATCTTCATGCCGATGGCGATCAGCTTTGTGGGCGCATCGCTGATCTGGAAGTTCGTCTATGCCGTCGACCCGGAAATCGGGATCATCAACGCGATCCGCGACACCATCGGCATGTCCCCCATTGACCCGCTGCAGGTCGGATTCTGGAACAACTTTTTCCTGATGGTGATCCTGGTCTGGATCCAGACCGGGTTCGCGATGGTCATCCTGTCTGCGGCGCTACGCGGTATCCCCGAGGAAACCATCGAGGCGGCGATCATCGACGGGGCCAGCCCGGTGCAGATCTTCTTCAAGATCAAGATCCCGCAGATCATGGGGACGATCGTCGTGGTCTGGACGACGATCACCATCCTTGTGCTGAAGGTCTTTGACATCGTCTACACGATGACCGGCGGCAACTTCGGCACGCAGATCCTGCCAAGCTACATGATGGAATACATGTTCCGCGACGACGGACGCGCAACGGCGGTGGCCTTTGTCATCATGTTGATCGTCCTGCCGGTGATGATCTGGAATATCGTGCAAGCCCGTAAGGAGGTCCGCTGA